A region from the Aphis gossypii isolate Hap1 chromosome 1, ASM2018417v2, whole genome shotgun sequence genome encodes:
- the LOC126549171 gene encoding uncharacterized protein LOC126549171, protein MKCLLINRIVCVIFVNSDTGKSLLRPQLPVGIYRLNFKGIIRCNPTRSNNKLIYEFYLSKKSANITELKGNITNLVPFDDSLDLEFNLAVKDSIGGWKENAFLYKSPKACSTLRNILGPAWTQIMDSAGCPNMTCPVPKGFYKLAGIDTDTFMNTNFPKSFFYGTYKFRVSYTKNNEVYACFTFVVEVKRTWETE, encoded by the exons ATGAAGTGTTTACTAATCAATCGTATTGtttgtgtaatttttgttaattcagATACAGGTAAATCATTGTTGCGTCCACAATTACCAGTT gGCATATAccgattaaattttaaaggaaTAATACGTTGTAATCCAACtagatcaaataataaattaatatatgaattttatcTAAGTAAAAAGTCTGCCAACATTACAGAACTCAAAGGAAACATAACCAATTTAGTACCATTTGACGATTCTCTTGAT ttGGAATTTAATTTAGCAGTAAAAGATTCTATTGGTGGTTGGAAGGAAAAtgcttttttatataagtcaCCCAAAGCTTGTTCAACCCTAAGAAATATTTTGGGGCCTGCTTGGACTCAAATAATGGATTCTGCAGGATGCCCTAATATGACATGCCCTGTTCCCAAG ggtttttataaattagcaGGCATAGATACTGATACTTTTATGAATACCAATTTCCccaaatcgtttttttatgGAACATACAAATTTCGTGTATCGTATACTAAAAACAATGAAGTTTATGCTTGTTTTACCTTTGTGGTAGAAGTGAAGCGGACTTGGGAAACTGAATAA